The nucleotide window CCTGCAGGGCCTCCCAGGCTATGCCTCGCGGGAGCAGCTGCGAGTCATCGCTCACGTCGAGATTGCCCAGGGCGCCCCCTGCCTCCTCGATCAAATCGACCACGCCGTCCACACGATCACAGAGGTCATGCCAACTCAGCACGTCCATGCCTACGATGACCATCGTGAGCACCAGCGTCGTCGCGCCCATGGCCGTCGCGACCAGCTTCAGGCGCATCCTGCGGATGGTGCTCGAGGCCTGCCCGCGCAGCAGGGCCGCCAACCGCCCCCTACTCATCCGCGAGCTCCAGACGGTACCCCAGCCCCCGAGCGGCGGCGATGCGCACCCGAGAGCCCACGCGCCGCAGCTTCTTACGCAGGTTGGAGACGTTCACCCACACGGCACTCTGCTCGGTGTCCGAGAGCAGGCCCCACACGTCACGACGGATCTGCTCGACCGTCGTGAGGCCATCGCCGCGCTCCACAAGAAGACGCATGATCCTGAGTTCGGTGGCCGTCAGGGAGACGGAGTCGCCACCGCAGGTCAGACGCGAGTTCTCCTCGTCCACAGCAAGGTCGCCAAACGAGGGGAGCGAGCGCACCGCCCCCGGGCTCGTCCGGGTGAGCACACGGATGCGGGCCAGCAGCTCCTTGGCCGCGAACGGCTTCACAAGATAGTCATTGGCACCGGCATCGAGCCCACACACGCGGTCGTCTATCTCGGCACGGGCCGTGAGCAGCAGCACGGGAACCTCGTGTCCCTCCTCGCGCAGGGTGCGGAGCACCGTCAGGCCATCGACCTTGGGCATCATGATGTCCAGGATGACCAGGTCGTAGCCGTTGACGT belongs to Olsenella uli DSM 7084 and includes:
- a CDS encoding response regulator transcription factor, with the protein product MEAKRLLLADDERELSQALVAILRHAGYEVDASPDGEDALYKLNVNGYDLVILDIMMPKVDGLTVLRTLREEGHEVPVLLLTARAEIDDRVCGLDAGANDYLVKPFAAKELLARIRVLTRTSPGAVRSLPSFGDLAVDEENSRLTCGGDSVSLTATELRIMRLLVERGDGLTTVEQIRRDVWGLLSDTEQSAVWVNVSNLRKKLRRVGSRVRIAAARGLGYRLELADE